A genomic window from Magnetococcales bacterium includes:
- a CDS encoding rhodanese-like domain-containing protein has translation MIRGVRQYWLLGALAAGLFASAPAMAEGEPAADGKPLGAEVAAKEQAYAKGVTIPPFKLGGIEIKQDRSKGVPDDFKDPASRKCKPFCAQPETIEGATTVKVEDFAKMADDINAGKIVIVDMRTPDWYAKGTLHGAINIPYSDLTGAETKAKAKLKKVEGKDVIAFCNGWWCGQSPTGIKAMETLGYKGKIYWFRGGNQDWVDAGLEFHKP, from the coding sequence ATGATCAGAGGAGTGCGTCAATACTGGTTGTTGGGAGCTTTGGCCGCTGGATTGTTTGCCTCTGCCCCGGCCATGGCCGAGGGAGAACCCGCCGCGGATGGCAAACCCCTGGGGGCTGAAGTGGCCGCCAAGGAACAAGCCTATGCCAAGGGAGTGACCATTCCTCCCTTCAAGTTGGGTGGCATCGAGATCAAGCAGGACCGCTCCAAAGGCGTGCCGGACGATTTCAAGGATCCGGCATCCCGCAAGTGCAAACCGTTCTGCGCCCAGCCGGAAACCATCGAAGGGGCCACCACCGTCAAGGTTGAGGATTTTGCCAAAATGGCCGATGACATCAACGCCGGTAAAATCGTCATCGTGGACATGCGCACCCCGGACTGGTACGCCAAGGGAACCCTCCACGGTGCCATCAACATTCCCTACAGCGATCTGACCGGTGCCGAAACCAAGGCCAAAGCCAAACTGAAAAAAGTGGAAGGCAAAGATGTCATCGCCTTCTGCAATGGCTGGTGGTGCGGCCAAAGCCCAACGGGCATCAAAGCCATGGAAACCCTCGGTTACAAAGGAAAAATCTACTGGTTCCGGGGCGGAAACCAGGATTGGGTTGATGCCGGTCTGGAGTTCCACAAACCATAA
- a CDS encoding glycosyltransferase, whose product MQETLRDGLSAVIIGRNEENFLPRTLPPLLDVADEIIFVDTGSDDRTMDIAEEFGCKIFRQPWQDDFSVPKNFGIDRARHSWILNVDCDEALDTQPKTRDKFAEKCLGDAEGKPVFIIHIDNLLANGTVKRQDAMRLFRNDPRIRFQNPIHESVCNSVYQNWPEFRPEKLDMRLTHFGYQQDSNKEKLKRNIAILRAWMAREPDNIFGNYKLGMNLHFRGNISEGLYFLGRAFDLVCKVKDRSSYPFLKEMIPFYINELIQDGRSEDAKSARDTVLGWE is encoded by the coding sequence ATGCAAGAAACACTTCGGGACGGACTCTCTGCCGTCATAATCGGTCGTAACGAGGAAAATTTTTTACCAAGAACTTTGCCTCCTCTGCTCGATGTCGCAGATGAAATCATCTTCGTCGATACGGGATCTGACGACCGCACTATGGATATTGCCGAAGAATTTGGGTGCAAAATTTTTCGCCAACCCTGGCAGGACGATTTTTCCGTTCCCAAAAATTTTGGGATTGATCGGGCCAGACACAGTTGGATCCTGAATGTGGATTGTGACGAAGCCCTGGATACCCAACCCAAAACCCGGGATAAATTTGCGGAAAAATGCCTCGGTGATGCCGAAGGCAAACCGGTTTTCATCATCCATATTGACAATCTGCTGGCCAATGGTACGGTCAAACGCCAGGATGCCATGCGCTTGTTCCGCAATGATCCCCGGATTCGATTCCAGAATCCGATCCACGAATCGGTGTGCAATTCGGTCTACCAGAACTGGCCTGAATTCAGGCCCGAAAAACTCGATATGCGTTTGACCCATTTTGGGTATCAGCAGGACAGCAACAAGGAAAAGCTGAAACGCAACATTGCCATTTTGCGGGCCTGGATGGCACGGGAACCCGACAATATTTTCGGCAACTACAAACTGGGCATGAATCTGCATTTTCGCGGCAACATCAGCGAAGGGTTGTATTTTCTTGGACGGGCATTCGACCTGGTCTGCAAGGTGAAAGACCGGTCCAGCTATCCCTTCCTGAAGGAGATGATCCCCTTCTATATCAATGAATTGATTCAAGATGGCCGGTCAGAGGACGCAAAGAGCGCCCGGGATACGGTTCTGGGTTGGGAGTGA
- a CDS encoding DUF115 domain-containing protein: protein MIHWETNIPIIRQRWPNVWRLCCQASSRHRVEWVQDGTGVLVDGLRLFSQIDPWGEARLLADNVPTGSTTAFIYGLGGHHLPQTLLARPEITRLTVVLLNIGLFRQILEVMDHRTWLADPRTELLIWQEMDGVQKPFAAIPVALRLSGPEWAAKRWAARVRMSIEKEYSDRRFLEHPLLMEKIRQNKDVIQNDPGIDALFGTHPGGTILVAGAGPTLSDHFARLASRSQETPLIAVDGALIPLRQAGILPDVVVSLEHQPIVLTLFQDLQGDKALARVPLVYFPAADPSLLQEWPGPRYLACSASPIYEDIRQRRRQVVLHASGSVLHPAVDLAVRMGAAHVILAGADFSFPGGTSHVTGCPAMKWNVRVDPGTMLPDGQGGEVASSPALSCALLELEDYVRSHPEVVFFNLSRRGANIEGICHGDADSIVPLPDFAGKVPPLHFPVLHSFASMNIQSRLQQADTDLLVYRYTQAEASLFDLLERLTPDQDAGEQIAIQCGAASVCLHRNRSDQATKLATAALAMATSLPLSHQQGLALRILALRSLAQSHMQSGRYQESAGLLEETRSMTYALGDARQKARTGRVVAEFLRHHGRMRAARQQLLEVRAGLHLAEKQAKPLPLEDARCLMDLGNLTACSGSWSETREYFSQALEIFWNHQAKTAVAMARHALFTLRREMQQALQIHPDDCAGHLQQTIRFFRQGRDAEGGEAMQRFIDCVLWRLENKAGIDPEQINPLLARILDAQQRHDFVQVADDLAAQLVPIWPA, encoded by the coding sequence ATGATCCATTGGGAGACAAATATTCCGATCATTCGGCAGCGATGGCCGAATGTATGGCGTCTCTGCTGCCAGGCCTCCTCTCGACATCGTGTGGAATGGGTCCAGGATGGTACAGGCGTGCTGGTGGATGGTCTGCGCCTTTTCAGTCAGATCGATCCATGGGGCGAAGCACGCTTGTTGGCAGACAATGTGCCAACAGGCAGTACGACAGCCTTCATTTATGGTCTGGGTGGACATCACCTTCCCCAGACTCTCCTGGCCCGACCCGAAATCACCCGGTTGACCGTGGTGTTGCTCAATATCGGTCTGTTTCGCCAAATCCTGGAAGTGATGGACCATCGGACATGGCTGGCCGATCCCCGCACCGAACTGTTGATCTGGCAGGAGATGGATGGAGTCCAAAAACCTTTTGCGGCAATACCCGTGGCGTTGCGCCTGAGTGGACCGGAATGGGCAGCCAAAAGATGGGCAGCCCGGGTTCGCATGTCCATCGAAAAAGAGTATTCAGACCGGCGCTTCCTGGAACATCCCCTGCTGATGGAAAAAATTCGTCAAAACAAGGATGTCATCCAGAACGATCCCGGGATCGATGCCCTTTTTGGAACACATCCGGGAGGAACGATCCTGGTAGCCGGAGCCGGTCCCACCCTGAGCGATCATTTTGCCCGTCTGGCCAGCCGTTCGCAAGAAACACCCCTGATTGCCGTCGATGGTGCCTTGATTCCCTTGCGACAGGCGGGAATACTGCCTGATGTCGTGGTCTCCCTGGAACACCAGCCCATTGTTTTGACTCTGTTTCAAGATCTCCAGGGTGACAAGGCCCTGGCACGGGTTCCCCTGGTATACTTTCCGGCTGCCGATCCATCACTCCTCCAAGAGTGGCCCGGTCCCCGCTATCTGGCCTGTTCTGCATCGCCCATTTATGAGGATATCCGGCAACGACGCCGACAGGTCGTGTTGCATGCGTCCGGCAGTGTGTTGCATCCGGCGGTGGATCTGGCGGTGCGCATGGGTGCGGCGCATGTGATTCTGGCCGGAGCGGATTTTTCCTTTCCCGGGGGAACAAGTCATGTGACAGGTTGCCCGGCCATGAAATGGAATGTCCGGGTTGATCCCGGTACCATGCTCCCGGATGGCCAGGGAGGCGAAGTCGCCTCATCACCGGCCTTGTCCTGTGCCCTGTTGGAATTGGAAGATTATGTGCGGAGCCACCCGGAAGTCGTGTTTTTCAATCTGAGCCGTCGGGGGGCGAACATCGAGGGAATCTGTCATGGGGATGCAGACAGCATCGTTCCCCTCCCCGACTTTGCCGGCAAAGTTCCTCCCTTGCACTTCCCCGTTTTGCACTCGTTCGCGTCGATGAACATTCAATCCCGCTTGCAACAGGCCGATACAGATCTGCTTGTCTATCGATATACGCAGGCCGAAGCCTCTTTGTTCGATCTTCTCGAACGCCTGACACCCGACCAGGATGCAGGGGAGCAGATCGCCATTCAGTGCGGCGCAGCGTCCGTCTGTCTCCACCGAAACAGGAGTGATCAAGCCACAAAGCTGGCAACAGCCGCCCTGGCCATGGCCACATCCCTGCCCTTGTCGCATCAACAGGGCCTGGCCTTGCGCATCCTGGCTTTGCGCTCTCTGGCGCAGAGTCACATGCAGAGTGGACGCTATCAAGAATCTGCCGGCCTGTTGGAAGAGACCCGATCCATGACCTATGCCCTGGGCGACGCCCGGCAAAAAGCCCGTACCGGGCGCGTGGTGGCAGAATTTTTGCGCCACCATGGCCGCATGCGGGCCGCCCGGCAACAATTGCTCGAAGTCCGGGCAGGTCTGCACCTGGCCGAAAAACAGGCCAAACCCCTCCCCCTGGAAGATGCGCGCTGTCTCATGGATCTGGGCAATCTGACAGCATGCAGCGGTTCCTGGAGTGAAACCCGGGAATATTTTTCTCAAGCCCTGGAAATATTCTGGAACCATCAGGCAAAAACTGCCGTTGCCATGGCCCGTCACGCCTTGTTTACGCTACGCCGGGAGATGCAACAGGCCTTGCAGATTCATCCCGACGATTGTGCCGGTCATCTGCAACAGACGATTCGCTTTTTCCGTCAGGGGCGTGACGCCGAAGGGGGGGAAGCGATGCAGAGATTTATCGATTGTGTCCTATGGCGCCTGGAAAACAAGGCGGGGATCGACCCGGAACAGATCAATCCCCTCCTCGCCCGCATCCTCGATGCCCAACAGCGTCACGACTTTGTGCAAGTGGCCGACGACCTTGCCGCACAACTGGTACCGATCTGGCCTGCCTGA